From a region of the Nothobranchius furzeri strain GRZ-AD chromosome 12, NfurGRZ-RIMD1, whole genome shotgun sequence genome:
- the LOC129157250 gene encoding protein starmaker-like isoform X2, protein MDTDVQQLVLVKEEDPEEQSAGVDQQDPEHLHIKEEQEELWTSLEGEHLCLKEETEAVESPVTAVSIKSEDDEEKPLVSQLHQQQIEDRDVPTSSSADQMTAETGGGAGTSRNPDLNPHEQTSDSSETEVSGDDDDEDDDDVNLDSGSETGDEDEDWNESRSSESDGSWCRYPGSPDAAG, encoded by the exons atggacacag atgttcaacagctggtgctggttaaagaagaagatcctgaagaacagagtgctggtgtggaccagcaggacccagaacacctccacataaaggaggaacaggaggagctgtggaccagtctggagggagagcatctctgtttgaaggaggagactgaagctgtcgagtctcctgttactgctgtttctataaagagtgaggatgatgaagagaaacctctggtctcacagcttcatcagcagcaaatagaagacagagatgttccaaccagcagctcagctgatcaGATGaccgcagaaactggtggaggagcaggaactagcaggaacccagatctgaaccctcatgaacaaacatctgattcttcagagactgaagttagtggagatgatgatgatgaggatgatgatgatgtgaatctggactctgggtctgaaactggagatgaagatgaggactggaatgagagcaggtcttctgagtcagatg gatcctggtgtaggtacccagggagtccagatgctgcaggatga